Proteins encoded within one genomic window of Ctenopharyngodon idella isolate HZGC_01 chromosome 6, HZGC01, whole genome shotgun sequence:
- the vdrb gene encoding vitamin D3 receptor B isoform X2 — protein MESAVSTSTQVPDEFDRNVPRICGVCGDKATGFHFNAMTCEGCKGFFRRSMKRKASFTCPFNGSCTITKDNRRHCQACRLKRCLDIGMMKEFILTDEEVQRKKDLIQRRKDEEAQREAQKPRLSEEQRNIIDTLVDAHHKTYDDSYSDFSRFRPPVREGPVTRSASRAASLHSLSDASSDSFSHSPESGDRKMNLSNLLMMYQEQGLSSSPDSKEDEGTGLSMLPHLADLVSYSIQKVIGFAKMIPGFRELTAEDQIALLKSSAIEVIMLRSNQSFSLEDMSWSCGGPEFKYCVNDVTKDRPGVQDHVRVEALQDRLSEVLQAYIRAHHPGGRLLYAKMIQKLADLRSLNEEHSKQYRSLSFQPEHSMQLTPLVLEVFGGQVT, from the exons ATGGAGTCAGCCGTTAGTACATCCACTCAAGTGCCAGATGAGTTTGACCGTAATGTTCCACGGATCTGTGGTGTGTGCGGAGACAAAGCCACTGGCTTTCACTTTAATGCGATGACCTGTGAGGGCTGCAAAGGCTTCTTCAG GCGCAGTATGAAGCGCAAGGCCAGTTTTACCTGTCCTTTTAATGGAAGCTGCACCATCACTAAAGATAACCGTCGCCACTGCCAGGCCTGCAGACTCAAGCGTTGCCTGGATATTGGCATGATGAAAGAGT TTATACTGACGGATGAAGAGGTTCAGAGAAAAAAGGATCTGATCCAGAGGAGAAAGGATGAGGAGGCTCAGAGGGAGGCGCAGAAGCCCCGGCTCTCAGAGGAGCAGCGCAACATCATTGACACGCTGGTGGATGCCCATCACAAAACCTATGATGATTCCTACTCTGACTTCTCACGTTTCAGA CCTCCAGTTAGAGAGGGTCCAGTTACACGTAGTGCCAGCCGAGCCGCGTCTCTTCATTCATTATCAGACGCCTCCTCAGACTCCTTCAGCCACTCTCcag AGTCAGGAGATCGTAAGATGAATCTGAGTAATCTGTTGATGATGTATCAGGAGCAGGGTTTGAGCTCCAGCCCGGACTCAAAGGAAGATGAGGGCACCGGTCTTTCCATGCTTCCTCACCTGGCTGACCTGGTTTCCTACAGCATTCAAAAAGTCATCGGCTTTGCTAAGATGATTCCTGGATTCAG AGAGCTGACAGCTGAAGATCAGATTGCTTTGCTGAAGTCCAGTGCTATAGAAGTGATCATGCTAAGGTCTAACCAGTCTTTCAGTCTAGAGGACATGAGTTGGAGCTGTGGAGGACCAGAGTTTAAATACTGCGTCAATGATGTGACAAAAG ACCGGCCTGGGGTGCAGGACCACGTGCGAGTGGAAGCGTTGCAGGACAGGTTATCTGAGGTTCTGCAGGCGTACATCCGCGCACATCACCCGGGGGGCCGTCTGCTCTACGCTAAGATGATCCAGAAGCTGGCGGACCTCCGTAGCCTGAACGAAGAGCACTCCAAGCAGTACCGCTCCCTTTCTTTCCAGCCCGAACACAGCATGCAGCTGACCCCTCTGGTGTTGGAAGTGTTCGGCGGACAGGTCACTTAG
- the vdrb gene encoding vitamin D3 receptor B isoform X1, giving the protein MESAVSTSTQVPDEFDRNVPRICGVCGDKATGFHFNAMTCEGCKGFFRRSMKRKASFTCPFNGSCTITKDNRRHCQACRLKRCLDIGMMKEFILTDEEVQRKKDLIQRRKDEEAQREAQKPRLSEEQRNIIDTLVDAHHKTYDDSYSDFSRFRPPVREGPVTRSASRAASLHSLSDASSDSFSHSPESGDRKMNLSNLLMMYQEQGLSSSPDSKEDEGTGLSMLPHLADLVSYSIQKVIGFAKMIPGFRELTAEDQIALLKSSAIEVIMLRSNQSFSLEDMSWSCGGPEFKYCVNDVTKAGHTLELLEPLVKFQVGLKKLNLHEEEHVLLMAICLLSPDRPGVQDHVRVEALQDRLSEVLQAYIRAHHPGGRLLYAKMIQKLADLRSLNEEHSKQYRSLSFQPEHSMQLTPLVLEVFGGQVT; this is encoded by the exons ATGGAGTCAGCCGTTAGTACATCCACTCAAGTGCCAGATGAGTTTGACCGTAATGTTCCACGGATCTGTGGTGTGTGCGGAGACAAAGCCACTGGCTTTCACTTTAATGCGATGACCTGTGAGGGCTGCAAAGGCTTCTTCAG GCGCAGTATGAAGCGCAAGGCCAGTTTTACCTGTCCTTTTAATGGAAGCTGCACCATCACTAAAGATAACCGTCGCCACTGCCAGGCCTGCAGACTCAAGCGTTGCCTGGATATTGGCATGATGAAAGAGT TTATACTGACGGATGAAGAGGTTCAGAGAAAAAAGGATCTGATCCAGAGGAGAAAGGATGAGGAGGCTCAGAGGGAGGCGCAGAAGCCCCGGCTCTCAGAGGAGCAGCGCAACATCATTGACACGCTGGTGGATGCCCATCACAAAACCTATGATGATTCCTACTCTGACTTCTCACGTTTCAGA CCTCCAGTTAGAGAGGGTCCAGTTACACGTAGTGCCAGCCGAGCCGCGTCTCTTCATTCATTATCAGACGCCTCCTCAGACTCCTTCAGCCACTCTCcag AGTCAGGAGATCGTAAGATGAATCTGAGTAATCTGTTGATGATGTATCAGGAGCAGGGTTTGAGCTCCAGCCCGGACTCAAAGGAAGATGAGGGCACCGGTCTTTCCATGCTTCCTCACCTGGCTGACCTGGTTTCCTACAGCATTCAAAAAGTCATCGGCTTTGCTAAGATGATTCCTGGATTCAG AGAGCTGACAGCTGAAGATCAGATTGCTTTGCTGAAGTCCAGTGCTATAGAAGTGATCATGCTAAGGTCTAACCAGTCTTTCAGTCTAGAGGACATGAGTTGGAGCTGTGGAGGACCAGAGTTTAAATACTGCGTCAATGATGTGACAAAAG CTGGACACACTCTAGAGCTTTTGGAGCCTCTGGTGAAGTTTCAGGTGGGCTTGAAAAAGCTCAACCTACATGAGGAGGAACATGTGCTGCTGATGGCCATTTGTCTGCTGTCTCCAG ACCGGCCTGGGGTGCAGGACCACGTGCGAGTGGAAGCGTTGCAGGACAGGTTATCTGAGGTTCTGCAGGCGTACATCCGCGCACATCACCCGGGGGGCCGTCTGCTCTACGCTAAGATGATCCAGAAGCTGGCGGACCTCCGTAGCCTGAACGAAGAGCACTCCAAGCAGTACCGCTCCCTTTCTTTCCAGCCCGAACACAGCATGCAGCTGACCCCTCTGGTGTTGGAAGTGTTCGGCGGACAGGTCACTTAG